The following proteins come from a genomic window of Triticum aestivum cultivar Chinese Spring chromosome 6A, IWGSC CS RefSeq v2.1, whole genome shotgun sequence:
- the LOC123128761 gene encoding leucine aminopeptidase 2, chloroplastic — translation MASAASTSASAAVAVASRLLLRRAPHLLRRLPRARPAASSSHPSSSSFGAAAALRRPLGHRARMGHTSAAASAVPALGLTKANAVELPQVAFTGKDIEFSDWKGDILAVAVTEKDLYKGSDSKFENAVLKKLDAQLSGLLSEASAEEDFTGKAGQSVVLRLSGQGFKRVALVGLGQSAPSTAAACRGIGESVASVAKSAQASSVAIVLASPAGIQEGFKLNAAAAIASGTVLGLHEDSRFKAESKKVHLKQVDLIGLGSGSELDQKLKYVNDLSSGVIFGKELVNAPANVLTPAVLAEEASKIASEYSDVFTATILDVEKCQELKMGSYLGVAAASANPPHFIHLCYKPVGGNVKRKLAIVGKGLTFDSGGYNIKTGPGCSIELMKFDMGGSAAVFGAAKALAQIKPPGVEVHFIVAACENMISGTGMRPGDILTASNGKTIEVNNTDAEGRLTLADALVYACNQGVDKIIDLATLTGACVVALGPSIAGIFTPSDELAQEVTAASELSGEKFWRLPMEESYWEQMKSGVADMVNTGGRQGGSITAALFLKQFVDEKVQWMHIDMAGPVWNDKKRAATGFGVSTLVEWVLKNSSSS, via the exons ATGGCGTCCGccgcatccacctccgcctccgccgccgtcgccgtcgcctcccgCCTGCTCCTGCGCCGCGCGCCGCACCTGCTGCGCCGCCTCCCCCGCGCGCGCCCCGCGGCCTCGTCGTCtcatccgtcgtcgtcgtcgttcggcgccgccgccgctctccgACGCCCGCTCGGGCACCGCGCCAGGATGGGCCACACCTCCGCCGCGGCGTCAGCTGTCCCCGCGCTCGGGCTCACCAAGGCCAACGCCGTCGAGCTCCCCCAG GTTGCTTTCACCGGCAAGGACATTGAATTCTCTGACTGGAAGGGCGACATCCTCGCCGTCGCGGTCACGGAGAAGGATCTGTACAAAGGCTCAGACTCCAAATTTGAGAATGCTGTGCTGAAGAAGCTCGACGCCCAGCTCAGTGGTCTCCTGTCTGAGGCCTCAGCCGAGGAGGATTTCACCGGGAAGGCCGGGCAGTCGGTGGTTCTCCGCCTCTCTGGGCAGGGCTTCAAGAGGGTGGCTCTGGTTGGCCTCGGCCAGAGTGCCCCATCCACCGCCGCGGCTTGCCGGGGTATCGGTGAGTCCGTTGCATCGGTTGCCAAGTCTGCTCAGGCTAGCAGCGTTGCTATTGTCCTTGCATCCCCAGCTGGGATCCAGGAAGGGTTCAAGCTCAACGCTGCCGCGGCAATCGCTTCTG GAACCGTGCTTGGCTTGCATGAGGACAGCAGATTCAAGGCTGAGTCGAAGAAGGTGCATCTTAAACAAGTAGATCTTATTGGACTGGGTTCTGGTTCAGAGCTGGACCAGAAACTTAAGTATGTGAATGATCTTTCCTCGGGCGTGATTTTCGGGAAAGAGCTTGTCAACGCACCTGCAAATGTCCTTACCCCTG CTGTACTTGCGGAGGAGGCATCAAAGATTGCTTCTGAATACAGTGATGTATTCACTGCCACAATATTAGATGTAGAGAAATGCCAGGAGCTAAAGATGGGCTCCTACTTGGGAGTTGCTGCAGCTTCTGCAAATCCTCCTCACTTCATCCACTTGTGCTACAAACCCGTTGGCGGCAATGTCAAGAGAAAGCTGGCTATTGTTGGGAAGGGTCTAACTTTTGACAG TGGAGGCTACAACATTAAGACTGGACCAGGCTGCAGTATTGAACTGATGAAGTTTGACATGGGAGGTTCAGCAGCAGTATTTGGTGCAGCAAAAGCTTTGGCCCAAATCAAGCCTCCTGGAGTAGAG GTTCACTTTATTGTTGCTGCCTGTGAGAATATGATTAGTGGCACAGGAATGAGACCTGGTGACATTTTGACTGCCTCTAACGGGAAGACAATTGAG GTAAATAACACTGACGCTGAAGGGAGGCTTACGCTTGCTGATGCTTTGGTCTATGCTTGTAATCAAGGTGTTGACAAG ATTATTGATCTGGCAACACTAACTGGTGCCTGTGTTGTTGCACTTGGGCCTAGCATTGCTG GAATCTTCACACCAAGTGATGAACTAGCCCAGGAAGTCACCGCTGCATCTGAGTTATCGGGGGAGAAGTTCTGGAGATTGCCCATGGAGGAAAGCTACTGGGAACAGATGAAGTCTGGTGTGGCCGACATGGTCAACACCGGTGGCCGACAGGGCGGCTCAATCACCGCTGCCCTGTTCCTTAAACAG TTTGTCGATGAGAAGGTTCAGTGGATGCACATCGACATGGCGGGGCCGGTGTGGAACGACAAGAAGCGTGCCGCCACAGGATTCGGCGTGTCCACCTTGGTGGAGTGGGTCCTCAAGAACTCATCATCATCCTGA